The following are encoded in a window of Pseudomonas graminis genomic DNA:
- a CDS encoding fumarylacetoacetate hydrolase family protein: MSYQHKYVDGTKVHFPLGKVVCIGRNYAEHAKELDNPVPTEPLLFIKPGSCVVGIEGGFSIPQDRGSVHYEAEIVVLIGKPLSKNPSREEVLDAISGFAPGLDLTLRDVQSKLKEKGLPWEIAKSFDGAAVIAPFVSADAYPDLTDIAIRLTINGEVRQDGKSSHMLNPIVPMIQHMASQFSLQAGDLIMTGTPAGVGPFTVGDEIVLELTGHSRFESDVRG, encoded by the coding sequence ATGAGCTATCAGCACAAATACGTCGACGGCACCAAGGTTCACTTTCCGCTCGGTAAAGTCGTCTGCATCGGCCGCAACTACGCCGAGCACGCCAAGGAGCTGGATAACCCGGTACCGACCGAGCCCTTGCTGTTCATCAAGCCGGGCAGCTGCGTGGTCGGGATCGAGGGGGGCTTCAGCATTCCTCAGGACCGGGGTTCGGTGCATTACGAAGCCGAGATCGTCGTGCTGATCGGCAAACCGCTGAGCAAGAACCCCAGCCGCGAAGAAGTCCTCGACGCGATTTCCGGCTTCGCCCCGGGCCTGGACCTGACGCTGCGTGACGTGCAGTCGAAGCTGAAAGAGAAAGGCCTGCCGTGGGAAATCGCCAAATCGTTCGACGGCGCGGCGGTCATCGCGCCGTTCGTATCCGCTGACGCTTATCCCGACCTGACCGACATCGCCATCCGCCTGACCATCAACGGCGAAGTCCGCCAGGACGGTAAGAGCAGTCACATGCTCAACCCGATCGTGCCGATGATCCAGCACATGGCCTCGCAGTTCTCGCTGCAGGCCGGTGACCTGATCATGACCGGCACGCCTGCCGGCGTAGGGCCGTTCACTGTTGGCGATGAGATCGTGCTGGAGCTGACCGGCCACAGCCGTTTTGAAAGCGACGTTCGCGGATGA
- a CDS encoding RNA pyrophosphohydrolase, whose amino-acid sequence MIDPDGFRPNVGIILTNDAGQVLWARRINQDAWQFPQGGINPQETPEDALYRELNEEVGLERHDVEILACTRGWLRYRLPQRLVRTHSQPLCIGQKQKWFLLRLISNEQRVRMDLTGKPEFDGWRWVSYWYPLGQVVTFKREVYRRALKELAPRLLARD is encoded by the coding sequence GTGATCGACCCCGATGGTTTTCGCCCTAATGTCGGGATAATTCTGACAAATGATGCTGGTCAGGTCTTATGGGCTCGGCGCATCAATCAAGACGCCTGGCAGTTTCCGCAGGGGGGTATCAACCCTCAAGAGACGCCGGAAGACGCGCTTTACCGTGAATTGAATGAAGAAGTCGGGCTGGAACGGCATGATGTTGAAATTCTTGCCTGCACCCGGGGTTGGTTGCGCTATCGTCTGCCGCAACGATTGGTCCGTACCCACAGCCAGCCGCTGTGCATCGGCCAGAAGCAAAAATGGTTTCTCCTGCGCCTGATCTCCAACGAGCAGCGGGTGCGGATGGATTTGACCGGCAAACCGGAGTTCGATGGCTGGCGTTGGGTCAGTTATTGGTACCCGTTGGGCCAGGTGGTGACATTCAAGCGCGAGGTATATCGCCGCGCACTCAAAGAGCTTGCCCCGCGCCTGTTGGCGCGCGACTGA
- the ilvA gene encoding threonine ammonia-lyase, biosynthetic, which translates to MLEHYVKKILTSRVYDVAVETPLHAARQLSQRLGNNVLLKREDLQPVYSFKIRGAYNKLAQLSPEELARGVVTASAGNHAQGLALAAKTLGVSATIVMPKTTPEIKVEGVRSRGGKVVLHGDSFPEALAYSLKLVEEHGYVYVHPYDDPDTIAGQGTVAMEILRQHQGPLDAIFVPVGGGGLIAGIAAYVKYLRPEIKVIGVEPDDSNCLQQAMAYGERVVLQQVGLFADGVAVAQIGQYTFEICKDYVDEVITVSTDEICAAIKDIYDDTRSITEPAGALAVAGIKKYTEQYEVTGQTFVAIDSGANVNFDRLRHVAERAELGEGREAIIAVTIPEQPGSFKAFCEAIGKRQITEFNYRYHTDREAHIFVGVQTHPDTDPRKALIASLTEQGFPVLDLTDNELAKLHLRHMVGGHSERVSDEVVLRFEFPERPGALFNFLNKLGGKWNISMFHYRNHGAADGRVVAGLVVPEDERHLVPQALAEIGYPYWDETRNPAYKLFLG; encoded by the coding sequence ATGCTCGAGCACTACGTCAAAAAGATCCTCACTTCCCGCGTCTACGACGTTGCCGTGGAAACCCCGCTGCACGCCGCGCGCCAACTGTCCCAGCGCCTGGGCAATAACGTCCTGCTCAAGCGCGAAGACTTGCAGCCGGTCTATTCCTTCAAGATCCGCGGCGCGTACAACAAGCTGGCGCAGCTGAGTCCGGAAGAGCTGGCGCGGGGCGTGGTGACGGCTTCGGCGGGTAATCACGCCCAGGGCCTGGCGCTGGCGGCGAAGACCCTGGGCGTGTCGGCGACCATCGTCATGCCGAAGACCACGCCGGAGATCAAGGTCGAAGGCGTGCGCTCCCGGGGCGGAAAAGTCGTACTGCACGGCGACTCGTTTCCCGAGGCGCTGGCGTATTCGCTGAAACTGGTTGAGGAACACGGCTACGTCTACGTTCATCCGTACGACGATCCCGACACCATCGCCGGGCAAGGCACGGTGGCGATGGAAATCCTGCGTCAGCATCAGGGGCCGCTGGACGCGATCTTCGTCCCGGTGGGTGGCGGCGGGTTGATTGCCGGTATCGCGGCGTACGTGAAATACCTGCGCCCGGAGATCAAGGTGATTGGCGTCGAGCCCGATGACTCCAATTGCCTGCAACAGGCCATGGCCTACGGCGAGCGCGTGGTGCTTCAGCAAGTCGGGCTGTTCGCCGATGGCGTCGCGGTGGCGCAGATCGGGCAGTACACCTTCGAGATCTGCAAGGATTACGTCGACGAGGTGATCACCGTCAGCACCGATGAAATCTGCGCGGCGATCAAGGACATCTATGACGATACCCGCTCCATCACCGAACCCGCCGGCGCGCTGGCCGTGGCCGGGATCAAGAAGTACACCGAACAGTACGAAGTCACCGGGCAGACGTTTGTGGCCATCGACTCCGGCGCCAACGTCAACTTCGACCGCCTGCGCCATGTGGCCGAGCGCGCTGAGCTGGGCGAAGGCCGCGAAGCAATCATTGCCGTGACCATTCCGGAACAGCCGGGCAGCTTCAAGGCGTTCTGCGAAGCGATCGGCAAGCGGCAGATCACTGAATTCAATTACCGCTATCACACCGACCGCGAGGCGCACATCTTCGTCGGCGTGCAGACCCACCCCGACACCGACCCGCGCAAAGCCCTGATTGCGAGCCTGACGGAACAGGGTTTTCCGGTACTCGACCTGACCGACAACGAACTGGCCAAGCTGCACCTGCGGCACATGGTGGGTGGGCATTCGGAGCGGGTCAGCGATGAGGTAGTGCTGAGGTTTGAATTCCCGGAGCGGCCGGGAGCGCTGTTCAACTTCCTGAACAAGCTGGGCGGGAAGTGGAATATTTCGATGTTTCATTACCGCAATCACGGCGCGGCGGATGGCCGAGTGGTGGCGGGGTTGGTGGTGCCGGAAGATGAGCGGCATCTTGTGCCGCAGGCGTTGGCGGAGATCGGTTATCCGTATTGGGACGAGACCAGAAACCCGGCGTACAAGCTGTTTTTGGGATAA
- a CDS encoding SdiA-regulated domain-containing protein, protein MTQRRSRLRFRWWWLLAAALVILAGLSYAWHWDDRGLLWLRERNVTPAERAAGIWLPDYKVDIDAKPLTGMEKDEASDLSYDPATKTLYSVMGKNPFLSEITLTGDFIRKIPLEGWGNPEGVAVLGDGLIAIVDERQHLMTIVHVTPDTRTLNIADFPKYDLGPSKDQNKAFEGIAWDPRDQQFLFGEERPPALYSWKADGSSEVKGEKRKLINDNLIVRNLSSLYADQKTGHLLVLSAESHMLLELDGKGNQVSFMTLLSGFNGLSQTIPRAEGVAMDENGTIYMVSEPNLFYTFKRR, encoded by the coding sequence ATGACACAGCGTAGAAGCCGTCTGCGTTTCCGTTGGTGGTGGTTGCTCGCTGCAGCACTGGTGATTTTGGCCGGTCTGTCTTACGCCTGGCACTGGGACGATCGCGGTCTGTTGTGGCTGCGCGAGCGCAACGTCACGCCAGCCGAGCGCGCGGCGGGCATCTGGCTGCCGGATTACAAGGTAGACATCGACGCCAAGCCGCTGACTGGCATGGAAAAGGATGAGGCCTCGGACTTGTCCTACGACCCGGCGACTAAAACCCTGTATTCGGTGATGGGCAAAAACCCTTTCCTTTCCGAGATCACGCTGACCGGCGACTTCATTCGCAAAATTCCGCTTGAGGGCTGGGGCAATCCCGAGGGTGTAGCCGTTCTGGGCGACGGCCTGATTGCTATCGTCGATGAGCGCCAGCACCTGATGACCATCGTCCACGTCACGCCTGACACCAGAACCCTCAACATCGCCGACTTCCCCAAGTACGATCTCGGTCCGTCGAAGGACCAGAACAAAGCCTTCGAAGGCATCGCCTGGGACCCACGGGATCAGCAGTTTCTATTCGGTGAAGAGCGCCCGCCAGCGCTGTACAGCTGGAAGGCCGATGGCAGCAGCGAGGTAAAGGGCGAGAAGCGCAAGCTGATTAACGACAACCTCATCGTGCGCAATCTGTCGTCTCTGTACGCGGACCAGAAAACCGGGCATTTGCTGGTGTTGTCTGCCGAGTCGCACATGCTGCTGGAATTGGACGGCAAGGGGAATCAGGTCAGCTTCATGACGCTGCTGAGCGGTTTCAATGGGCTGAGCCAGACCATTCCACGCGCCGAAGGGGTGGCGATGGACGAGAACGGCACCATTTACATGGTCAGCGAGCCCAATCTGTTTTATACCTTCAAGCGCCGGTAA
- a CDS encoding SdiA-regulated domain-containing protein, whose product MRRVSPFQSVVLTLLVLLILTASFFVAREYRVIERLWFNWYVFWQSSDAQALGLDAYEVEIEARAIDGLEANVSALSFDPQRKTLFTVTNKNPELVELSLEGRILRRIPLTGFGDAEAVEYISPGIYVISDEHSQRLIKVHVDDDTTFLDAADAEQLTLGIDAGGNNGFEGLAYDNQGRRLFVAKERRPVQIIEVRGFPDAGTHSPNILEVTSSKQRDAGLFVRDLSSLQFDERSGHLLALSDESRQILELDTEGKPVANVSLTKGSMGLSKSVPQAEGIAMGDDGTLYVVSEPNLFYVFKKR is encoded by the coding sequence ATGCGTCGTGTGTCCCCGTTCCAGAGCGTCGTGCTCACGTTACTTGTCCTGTTGATTTTGACCGCGTCATTTTTCGTGGCGCGCGAGTACCGGGTCATCGAGCGGCTCTGGTTCAACTGGTACGTGTTCTGGCAATCCAGCGATGCGCAAGCGCTGGGGCTCGATGCCTATGAGGTCGAGATTGAGGCGCGGGCCATCGACGGCCTGGAGGCTAATGTCTCGGCGCTCAGCTTCGATCCGCAGCGCAAAACCCTCTTTACCGTGACCAACAAAAACCCCGAGCTGGTCGAGTTGAGCCTGGAAGGGCGGATTCTCAGACGAATTCCCCTGACCGGGTTTGGTGACGCCGAGGCGGTCGAGTACATCAGCCCCGGGATTTACGTGATCAGCGACGAGCACAGTCAGCGGCTGATCAAGGTTCATGTGGATGACGACACGACATTTCTCGACGCGGCCGATGCCGAGCAGCTGACCCTGGGCATCGACGCCGGCGGCAACAACGGCTTCGAAGGCCTGGCCTACGATAATCAGGGCCGTCGGCTGTTCGTCGCCAAAGAGCGGCGGCCCGTGCAGATCATCGAAGTGCGCGGCTTTCCTGACGCCGGCACCCATTCCCCGAATATTCTGGAAGTGACGTCCAGCAAGCAGCGGGATGCAGGCCTGTTTGTGCGCGACCTTTCCAGCCTGCAATTCGATGAACGCAGCGGGCATCTGCTGGCGCTGTCGGATGAGTCGCGGCAGATTCTCGAACTGGACACTGAAGGCAAACCCGTCGCCAACGTGTCTCTGACCAAGGGCAGCATGGGCCTGAGCAAAAGCGTGCCCCAGGCCGAAGGCATTGCCATGGGGGACGACGGCACGTTGTACGTCGTGAGCGAGCCGAACCTGTTCTATGTGTTCAAGAAGCGCTGA
- the ptsP gene encoding phosphoenolpyruvate--protein phosphotransferase, with protein sequence MLNTLRKIVQEVNSAKDLKAALGIIVLRVKEAMSSQVCSVYLLDPEANRFVLMATEGLNKRSIGKVSMAPNEGLVGLVGTREEPLNLENAADHPRYRYFAETGEERYASFLGAPIIHHRRVVGVLVIQQKERRQFDEGEEAFLVTMSAQLAGVIAHAEATGSIRGLGRQGKGIQEARFVGVPGSPGAAVGTALVMLPPADLEVVPDKTVSDITAELKLFQTALEGVRNDMRTLSAKLATQLRPEERALFDVYLMMLDDASLGSEVTNVIKTGQWAQGALRSVVNEHVKRFELMDDAYLRERASDVKDLGRRLLAYLQEARQQTLVYPDNTILVSEELSPAMLGEVPEGKLVGLISVLGSGNSHVAILARAMGIPTVMGVVDLPYSKVDGIQLIVDGYHGEVFTNPSEILIKQYSVVVEEERQLSQGLDALRELPCVTLDGHRMPLWVNTGLLADVARAQQRGAEGVGLYRTEVPFMIQQRFPSEKEQLAIYREQLAAFHPLPVTMRTLDIGGDKSLSYFPIKEDNPFLGWRGIRVTLDHPEIFLVQTRAMLKASEGLNNLRILLPMISGTHETEEALHLIHRAWGEVRDEGTDVPMPPVGVMIEVPAAVYQTRELARQVDFLSVGSNDLTQYLLAVDRNNPRVADLYDYLHPAVLQALQSVVRDAHAEGKPVSICGEMAGDPAAAVLLMAMGFDSLSMNATNLPKVKWMLRQINLSMAKDLLAQLMKNDNPQVISSSLQLALRNLGLSRMINPGSVKGH encoded by the coding sequence ATGCTCAATACGCTGCGCAAGATCGTCCAGGAAGTTAACTCCGCCAAGGATCTCAAGGCGGCGTTGGGCATTATTGTGTTACGCGTCAAAGAGGCCATGAGCAGCCAGGTCTGCTCGGTCTATCTGCTCGACCCTGAAGCCAACCGCTTTGTACTGATGGCGACCGAAGGCCTGAACAAGCGCTCGATCGGCAAGGTGAGCATGGCCCCGAACGAAGGCCTCGTCGGTCTCGTCGGCACACGTGAAGAACCACTGAACCTCGAAAACGCCGCCGACCACCCTCGCTATCGCTACTTTGCTGAAACCGGTGAAGAGCGTTACGCGTCGTTCCTCGGCGCGCCGATCATCCACCACCGCAGGGTAGTGGGCGTATTGGTGATCCAGCAAAAGGAGCGCCGTCAGTTCGACGAGGGCGAAGAAGCCTTCCTCGTGACGATGAGCGCGCAACTCGCAGGCGTTATCGCCCATGCGGAAGCCACCGGCTCCATTCGCGGGCTGGGTCGGCAGGGCAAGGGCATTCAGGAAGCCCGATTCGTCGGTGTGCCGGGTTCGCCGGGCGCTGCGGTGGGTACTGCGCTGGTCATGCTGCCGCCGGCTGACCTCGAAGTTGTGCCGGACAAAACCGTCTCTGATATCACCGCTGAACTCAAGTTGTTCCAGACTGCCCTTGAAGGCGTTCGCAATGACATGCGCACCCTTTCGGCGAAGTTGGCGACACAGTTGCGCCCAGAAGAACGCGCGCTCTTCGATGTATACCTGATGATGCTCGACGATGCGTCGCTGGGCAGTGAAGTCACCAACGTCATCAAAACCGGCCAGTGGGCCCAGGGCGCTTTGCGCTCGGTGGTCAACGAGCACGTCAAACGCTTCGAGCTGATGGACGACGCCTACCTGCGCGAACGTGCATCGGACGTCAAAGACCTCGGTCGCCGCCTGCTTGCCTACCTTCAGGAAGCGCGCCAGCAAACACTGGTTTATCCCGACAACACCATTCTGGTCAGCGAAGAGCTGTCCCCCGCCATGCTCGGCGAGGTGCCGGAAGGGAAGTTGGTGGGCCTGATTTCGGTGCTCGGCTCGGGTAACTCCCACGTCGCCATTCTCGCCCGGGCCATGGGCATTCCCACGGTCATGGGCGTGGTGGACCTGCCGTACTCGAAAGTCGACGGCATCCAGCTGATCGTCGACGGCTATCACGGCGAGGTCTTCACCAACCCGTCCGAGATTCTGATCAAACAGTATTCCGTCGTTGTCGAAGAGGAGCGTCAGCTTTCTCAAGGCCTCGACGCGCTGCGTGAATTGCCCTGCGTGACCCTCGACGGACACCGCATGCCGCTGTGGGTCAACACGGGTCTGCTGGCGGACGTGGCCCGCGCGCAACAGCGGGGCGCGGAAGGCGTTGGCCTGTACCGCACCGAAGTGCCGTTCATGATTCAGCAGCGTTTCCCGAGCGAGAAGGAACAGCTCGCCATCTACCGTGAGCAATTGGCGGCGTTCCACCCATTGCCGGTGACGATGCGAACCCTGGACATCGGCGGCGACAAGTCGCTGTCGTACTTCCCGATCAAGGAAGACAACCCGTTCCTCGGCTGGCGCGGCATCCGCGTGACGCTGGATCATCCTGAAATCTTCCTCGTGCAGACCCGCGCCATGCTCAAGGCCAGCGAAGGCCTGAACAACCTGCGGATTCTGCTGCCGATGATCTCCGGCACCCACGAGACCGAAGAGGCGCTGCACCTCATCCACCGGGCGTGGGGCGAAGTGCGCGATGAAGGCACCGACGTGCCGATGCCGCCGGTGGGCGTGATGATTGAAGTGCCGGCGGCGGTCTACCAGACCCGTGAGTTGGCGCGTCAGGTGGATTTCCTGTCTGTTGGTTCGAACGATCTGACTCAATATCTGCTGGCGGTCGACCGTAACAACCCGCGCGTGGCGGATTTGTACGATTACCTCCATCCGGCGGTGCTCCAGGCCTTGCAGAGCGTGGTGCGTGATGCCCACGCCGAAGGCAAGCCGGTGAGCATTTGCGGCGAGATGGCCGGTGATCCTGCGGCGGCGGTGCTGCTGATGGCGATGGGCTTTGACAGCCTGTCGATGAACGCCACCAACTTGCCGAAAGTGAAATGGATGCTGCGTCAGATCAACCTGAGCATGGCCAAGGACCTGTTGGCCCAACTGATGAAGAACGATAACCCGCAAGTCATCAGCAGCTCGTTGCAACTGGCGCTGAGGAATCTGGGCCTGTCGCGGATGATCAATCCGGGGTCTGTGAAAGGGCATTGA
- a CDS encoding HAD family hydrolase — translation MRLALFDLDNTLLGGDSDHAWGDYLCERGILDGAAYKARNDAFYQDYLAGTLNLTDYLNFSLEILGRTDMAQLDEWHREFMRDCVEPLILPKAMALIAKHRDAGDKLVVITATNRFVTAPIVARLGIDTLLATECEIVDGRYTGRTTDVPCFREGKVTRLNRWIEENGFNLDDSWFYSDSMNDLPLLEQVANPVAVDPDEKLRAEATRRGWPVISLRG, via the coding sequence ATGCGCCTGGCCCTCTTCGACCTCGACAACACCCTTCTCGGCGGCGACAGCGATCACGCCTGGGGCGATTACCTGTGCGAACGCGGCATCCTGGACGGCGCGGCCTACAAGGCACGCAACGATGCTTTTTATCAGGACTACCTGGCCGGCACGCTGAACCTGACCGACTACCTGAATTTCAGCCTGGAGATTCTGGGGCGCACCGACATGGCGCAGCTCGACGAATGGCACCGGGAATTCATGCGCGATTGCGTCGAGCCCCTGATCCTGCCAAAGGCCATGGCCCTCATCGCCAAGCACCGCGACGCTGGCGACAAACTGGTAGTGATCACGGCGACCAACCGTTTCGTCACCGCGCCGATCGTGGCCCGACTGGGCATCGACACGCTGCTGGCGACCGAGTGCGAAATCGTCGATGGCCGCTACACCGGGCGGACCACTGACGTACCGTGCTTCCGCGAGGGCAAAGTGACCCGCCTGAACCGCTGGATCGAAGAGAACGGTTTCAATCTGGACGACAGTTGGTTTTACAGTGATTCGATGAACGATTTGCCATTGCTGGAGCAGGTGGCGAACCCGGTGGCGGTCGATCCTGATGAAAAGCTGCGCGCCGAAGCCACCCGTCGCGGCTGGCCGGTGATTTCACTGCGCGGCTGA
- a CDS encoding DUF2269 family protein — protein sequence MEHFAALKILHVVSTVLLFICAMGLVVWIVRGRRAGDVTVQNRAMQRPWAFVWVLMGVCLLTLPISGWWLVHYAGWPLGQTWLLAASVLYLLGALSWAWLAVRVNRLRRPVIVGNSRFTLALAIFSVVCFVAIAGLMGAKPV from the coding sequence ATGGAACACTTCGCTGCACTGAAAATTCTGCACGTCGTCAGCACGGTGCTGCTGTTCATTTGCGCGATGGGGCTGGTTGTGTGGATCGTCCGTGGCCGTCGGGCCGGCGATGTGACCGTGCAGAACCGCGCCATGCAACGGCCGTGGGCATTCGTCTGGGTGCTGATGGGCGTATGCCTGCTAACCCTGCCGATCAGCGGCTGGTGGCTGGTGCACTACGCCGGCTGGCCGCTGGGACAGACCTGGCTGCTGGCGGCGAGTGTCCTGTATCTACTCGGCGCTCTGAGCTGGGCCTGGCTGGCGGTACGGGTCAATCGCCTGCGCCGGCCGGTCATCGTGGGTAACTCCCGCTTCACTCTGGCGCTGGCCATCTTCAGCGTCGTCTGCTTCGTGGCGATTGCCGGTCTTATGGGTGCCAAACCGGTTTAA
- the rpiA gene encoding ribose-5-phosphate isomerase RpiA produces MTQDQLKQAVAQAAVDFILPKLDDKSVVGVGTGSTANCFIDALALHKGAFDGAVASSDATAARLKGHGIPVYELNTVSDLEFYVDGADESDEHLNLIKGGGAALTREKIVAAVAKTFICIADASKLVPVLGAFPLPVEVIPMARSHVARELVKLGGDPVYRDGVLTDNGNIILDVHNMNITNPVEVEAQINNIVGVVTNGLFAARPADLLLLGTQEGVKTLKR; encoded by the coding sequence ATGACCCAGGATCAACTCAAACAGGCCGTTGCCCAGGCCGCCGTCGATTTCATTCTTCCGAAACTCGACGACAAAAGCGTTGTGGGCGTGGGCACCGGCTCTACCGCCAATTGCTTTATCGACGCACTGGCCCTGCACAAAGGCGCGTTCGATGGCGCAGTCGCAAGCTCTGACGCGACGGCCGCACGCCTTAAAGGGCACGGCATTCCGGTGTATGAGCTGAACACCGTCAGCGATCTGGAGTTTTACGTCGACGGCGCGGACGAAAGCGACGAGCACCTGAACCTGATCAAGGGCGGCGGTGCAGCCCTGACCCGCGAGAAGATCGTGGCCGCCGTGGCCAAAACCTTCATCTGTATCGCTGATGCCAGCAAACTGGTGCCGGTACTGGGAGCGTTTCCTCTGCCGGTCGAAGTGATCCCGATGGCCCGCAGCCACGTGGCCCGCGAACTGGTGAAGCTGGGCGGCGACCCGGTTTACCGCGACGGTGTGCTGACGGACAACGGCAACATCATCCTCGATGTGCACAACATGAACATCACCAACCCGGTGGAAGTGGAAGCGCAGATCAACAACATCGTCGGCGTCGTCACCAACGGCCTGTTCGCCGCGCGCCCGGCGGATCTGTTGCTGCTGGGCACCCAAGAAGGCGTAAAAACCCTCAAGCGCTAA